In the candidate division WOR-3 bacterium genome, CCGGGCTTGCCGGCTTGACCGCGGTCGAGTCAAAGATCGTCGGGACCATCCTGTCAGACATTCCGTCAGAACTCGTTCTTCACTCGTGCTCGCCCGATGAATTGAAGAAAGCGGCCGACGTCCATGACCCGTTCCATGTTCATCATAAATTATTTCAGACCCTCAATGCAGACCCGCAGGCTGTTTCTATGCTGGGCGGACAGAACACTGTCCATCCGGTGTTGCACGTGAGGTCGCTCAAGAGCGAATCGCAGCAGACGTTTCATCTTCAGTCGGTCCTGCAGGAAGTCGCCAAGCGATACAGTGAGCTGCACCGCGTCGGGATCGTCCTTGCCGACGAGACGATACTCTTTTCCATCACCGAGAGCCTGAAGACGCTGGGCATCGAGTACAACCTCTCGGCCGGCCTTTCCTTCAAGCAATCTTCATTATATTCTTTTCTCGCTCAGCTACACGAAGTGGTGAACAGCGATTATCATTTCGAGGAATTGTTTTCATTCATCCGCCATCCATTGATGAAAAACGCGGTCATCGACCGGCAGGAACTGCGTCCCCTTATCTACGGTCTCGAGAAGACCATGATCGACAGGCAGTGCAATTATTTTGATACGGAAGAATTTGTGGATTCATTCGGGCCGCTCGTCAGCTTCATAAAGCGCTGCTGCGATGCTGTAAATGTCGAATTAGAGTTTTCCGAGTACTTAAGCGGGATTGTGGCATTGCTCAACGATCTGCTGTCGTACAATCAGGAAGTCGTGAAAAGAAGCTCGCCAGATATCAAGGAATTCCTCGACCGTCTGCATGATTTGTCTGCACTGCGTGTTCCGGAGAAGTACTTGCCACAAGGTAAGGCGATGCTGGAATTCCTGCTGCGCGTGCTGGAGAGTGGTCGTTACCATATCCAGGGCGATCCGATGCGCGGCGTGCAGATTATCGGCGTGCTCGAAGCAAGGAACCTCGATTTCGATTGCGTGATCATTCCTTCAATGAATGAGAACATATTCCCGAGGCACAGCGAAAAGGACATGTTTGTGAATCAGGCGCTGAGGCGAGCGGTCAATCTCCCGCACAGCCAGGAGCGGGAAAATCTCTTCTACTACTATTTCACCGAGTTGAAAGAAGGAAAGAAAGAAGTTCATATCTCCTACGTGGCCGAGGAAGATAAGGACATCGCGTCGCGTTTTATCATGCTTGCGTTACCAGGCATGCGCCATGACGACGCGGTCACCAGACTGCAGCAGTGCGCGTTCGCATTACCAAAGCGCTCGGTCGAGAAGAGCAGTGACCTGCTCAAGATAATCTATGGTAAACTGCAGCGGCGGGGCTTGAGCCCGACGGCGCTCTCAATGTACCGGGCATGCCCGTACCAGTATTATCTTCGATACGTACTGGACGTTGCCGAGCCTGCAGAGATAGTCGAGGAACCCGGCGCTCTCGAGTGGGGCAGCATCATTCACGCGGCGCTGCAACATTTCTACTCGCGCCATTTTCCACGTGGTTTCAAGCAGAGCGACATGGACCGGGCAACTTCGCTTCTTGAAATGGAATTCGACAAGGCGATCAGCAGCAACAAGGGGCTGGCCCGCAAACCGCGCGCAGTTACCTACCTCGATGCAGAGATCTATAAAAGGTACCTGCGTAGTTTTCTCGCGGTTGAGCTGGAACGCTTCAACCTGGGTTTTGAAATCGCGAGGGAGGCACTCGAGCATATTGAGAAGCATTACGTGACTGTAAACAGCACGCCCATAAGGCTCACCGGTATTCCAGACCGCATCGACACGCTCGACGAGAAGTACTACGTTATAGATTACAAGACCGGCAGCCTGCCAAAGAACAAGGAACTTGAGATCGGAGATGACTTCCTTGCGTTTCAGCTGCCCATGTATGCCGTGATCTTTTCGAGGGGGAATTTCGACGCCATCGGCGGCATGCTCTACTACAAGATCGATGAAGCGTCCCGAACCAGGGATATCGTCGAAGGCATGAACGTCACCAGTTACCTGACTGATTTTCACGATAAGATCCTCATTCCAACGATAAAAAAGATCCTCGATCCCGATGTCTCGTTCCACCAGACCGACGACCCGGAGTCATGCAAGCATTGCACGTACAAGCAGGTGTGCGGAGAGATCGATGAGTAGCATGATCAAGAACATCGCGCTTGTTTCTGCGGCCGGCTCCGGCAAGACGCACGCGCTCACAAAACGTTTTCTCTTGTTATATCTGCAGGACCCCGGGTATCCTCTCGAGTCTCTGTACGCCATCACGTTCACCAATGCGGCGGCGTATGAGATGAAGGACCGTATCCTGCACTATCTGGATGTGCTCAGCACCGGTGTCGCGAAGACCGATTCCGAGAAAGAAGTGCTGGAATATTTCAGCGGCATATTCCCGGATGTCAAAACGCGCGCTGCAGCACGCAGGCTGCAATTGCTCAACAATCTGTCAGACCTGCACATTTCTACCTTTCACAGCCTTTTTGCTTCTTTCCTTTCCTGCATCCCGTTTGCCGCGGATATCATGCCCGATTACGATATCCTTGATGAAACAAAAGAAGGCGCGCTCCTTGTCCAGACGATCGATGAATTCTTCGAGGCCGCGGGCAGGGATAAAAAGGTTCTAAGGGTCATCAGTGATATGATGGAGCAGCAGGGGAAGGGAATAAAGAGAGGTATCGACCAGCTCTACGAAAACCTCATTAACTGGATGGATTTCTTCGATGAATTGACGGGCCGCGAGCAAAAAGTAGTAGCCGATACCACAAAACATTCCAGTGCCTTTGCTGAATCGCTGAAGAAATTTGTAGCGTTTGTCCATGCGCATGAAGATGCAGCCTGCACCAAGACCACGGGCAGGATGAACACGTACCTTGCCAATTTCCTTAGCAAGATCGAGGAAGCGGCTGCTGCCGGCGATGCCGAAGCACTCAAACCCTTATTTGCTGAGTTTTTGGAAAATGGGATCGAGAGCAAGAAATACATCCGCGATTTTATTGAGAATCTCGATTCGCCGCAGGAGTATCACGCCGTGCTCAACGAACTGGTCGTTTCGTGCAGGAAGTACATCGTGACACTATCAGAGCGCGAGATACTCGTGCACGTGAAACCGATCATGAAGATACATGAGTACTTCCAGCGCGCCAAAAAGGAAAAGAACGCGTTGAGTTTCAGTGATATCGAAACGTTTACCTTGAAGGCCCTGGCGAGAAGCCCGGAGACCGAATACCTCTATTTCAAACTCGGTTCTGAGATAAACCACCTGATGATCGATGAGTTTCAGGACACCAGCCTTCATCAGATCGAAATACTCGAGCCTATCATGGATGAAATCACCGCGGTCGAGCCGAAAAAGAAGAGCCTGTTTTATGTCGGGGATCCGCACCAGTCGGTCTTCCGCTGGCGCGGCGGTGCACCCGAACTATTCGAATACGTAAAGCAGCGGTACGGAGAAAAGATCGAAGGTGACGAACTCGTTGTGAACTACCGCACGAAGCAGGAGATCATTGATTTCGTCAATCTGATCCTCAACAAAAAAGACCGGGCAAAACCCGGCAACACGGGCGGCTGGGTACGCGTCGAAGAGGTAGGTTCATTTCCGTCAAAAGGAGAGGCCAGGGAAGCGGTCATGGCGAAAACCTTGGCGATCATCGAAGAACTCACCGCTAAATACGGCTATGCACTCGACGATATTGCCATCCTCACGCGGAAGAATAAATTTGCCAGGGAGCTGGCAGGCGTGTTGTCCTCATCCGGAATCGCCTGTGTTAGCCAGGCGCGGGCGAGCGTGCTCGATGAGCACGATGTGCAATTCATGATCCATCTCTTGCGGTTCCTCGATGACCCCGAGGATGATTTCAGCCTCGTGCATGTTCTGCTGTCGCCGGTGGTCAACCTCAAGGAAGAGACGATAAGGAAACTAAAATTCCACGGCAAGACCCTGTACATGGTTCTCCTTGATCACCATGCTGATTGGACGGTGACGCAGAAGCTAAAGGATTTGTTGTCGAGCGTTTATTTCTGTAATCCTTATGAGTTGATTTTCCGTAGCATACGCGAATTCGGGCTCAAGATGTCTTATCCGCTAGCCACCTTGCTCGATGCTGCGTTGTCATATACAAAAGATGGTTTGAATTCACTCGCCCCGTTCATTAACTGGTTCGAACAGCAGGGTGCGTTGCTGCAGGTGAAGGAAACTCATGCGCGTGGCGTGCAGATCCTTACCATCCACCGCGCAAAGGGGCTGGAATTCGAGGTTGTCATAATTCCTGAGACCGATGAAGATCTATCCAGGGGCGAGAACGACAACCTGATCTTTTCGTATAAAGATGACAGTGTGCGGCCGGACAAAGTATACTGGCGCGGGTACGGCAGGTATCTTCTGGATCTTAAGGAAGCAGAGAGGGTACGCTTGGCAAAGGATAGCCTGAATCTCCTGTACGTGGCGTTGACCAGGGCCAAAACCGGTGTTTACATGCTCGGCTTCACCACAAAGAACAGAAATGCCGGTTTCTGGCTTGAGACGATCAAAGAACGGTTAGATGGTAAACCCTACCCGATGATTGACATTGTGCCCAAAGAGAAGCCGCGCGGGGAAGAAGCGAAAGCAAAACCGTATGTCGAGGTCCGCGAAGCGCCGGTGATCAGCGAAGAACGGACGCTCTATTCGCCGACTGAACGGGGCGTGGAAATAGTTGCGCCTGAGCGAAGGAGAGGAATGAAGTTTGGAGAAATGATACACCGCGCGCTGAGCCAGGTCGAATGGCTTGATGATGTCGATGTCGAAAAGTGCATTGCCGATGCCGTTGAGTACACGAAGAGTATTTTTGCGCGGTCGGCAGAGGATGAGAAGGAGATCGACGCACGGCTGGCGCCGCTGGTGCGGGATACGCTGCTCGACCAGGATTTGAGATTTTTGTTCTACAAGGACGGCCGCGACGTCACATGCAAGAACGAATTGCCGATCTATTTCGAAGAAGAGAAGCGCGACGTGTCCGCGCACATTGACCGGCTCATTATCGGCCGTGACGAAATAGTCATCGCCGATTACAAGACCGGCGGGGAAAAAGGTGAATACAAGAAACAACTGCGTGTATACAAGAAAGGTATCGAAAAGATATATCCGGGCCGCTCCACCCGCACGCTGATGGTATATCTGGAAAAGGAAAAGGGTAAAAAAACCGTAGAAGTCTGAGGGAGGAAAATGGCGGGTTTGCTGATGCTGCCGTTGCTGCTCGGCAATTTCGTAGAGAAATGGGTAATTCCGGATGGTAAGGGTAGCTATGGAACGATTGTAGTAGAAGATGTAGATCACGATGGATTGACAGACATCATAGTGCGGAGGAGCTTAGAGATCAAAGTTATGTTCTATGAGTTGAGCCTGCAGAATCTATGGCAGTTGCAGGATTCAATAGTTGATGATGGTGATCATCTTATCTGGGATTCCGGCGATTTTGATTTGGATGGGTTGTACGATCTTGTCATGCAGTCGAGTTGGGGCCCACCAGCAGTTGGTATAGCAATTTTCGAATCTCCCGATTCTTTTTCCTATCCTACCCAGGAGGTGTGGCGCGATACGGTGGGACCGCCGCTAGTTTTGCCAATCTCGGCATTTGACTTTGACCGGGATAGCATAGCAGAAATCGTGAAGAATAGAGCTATGCCGTACGGCTACATTGGCATTTATGAATCAGTAGGGGACAATAATTACGAACTGGTTTTTGCTGATAATCCGGAAACA is a window encoding:
- a CDS encoding UvrD-helicase domain-containing protein, encoding MSSMIKNIALVSAAGSGKTHALTKRFLLLYLQDPGYPLESLYAITFTNAAAYEMKDRILHYLDVLSTGVAKTDSEKEVLEYFSGIFPDVKTRAAARRLQLLNNLSDLHISTFHSLFASFLSCIPFAADIMPDYDILDETKEGALLVQTIDEFFEAAGRDKKVLRVISDMMEQQGKGIKRGIDQLYENLINWMDFFDELTGREQKVVADTTKHSSAFAESLKKFVAFVHAHEDAACTKTTGRMNTYLANFLSKIEEAAAAGDAEALKPLFAEFLENGIESKKYIRDFIENLDSPQEYHAVLNELVVSCRKYIVTLSEREILVHVKPIMKIHEYFQRAKKEKNALSFSDIETFTLKALARSPETEYLYFKLGSEINHLMIDEFQDTSLHQIEILEPIMDEITAVEPKKKSLFYVGDPHQSVFRWRGGAPELFEYVKQRYGEKIEGDELVVNYRTKQEIIDFVNLILNKKDRAKPGNTGGWVRVEEVGSFPSKGEAREAVMAKTLAIIEELTAKYGYALDDIAILTRKNKFARELAGVLSSSGIACVSQARASVLDEHDVQFMIHLLRFLDDPEDDFSLVHVLLSPVVNLKEETIRKLKFHGKTLYMVLLDHHADWTVTQKLKDLLSSVYFCNPYELIFRSIREFGLKMSYPLATLLDAALSYTKDGLNSLAPFINWFEQQGALLQVKETHARGVQILTIHRAKGLEFEVVIIPETDEDLSRGENDNLIFSYKDDSVRPDKVYWRGYGRYLLDLKEAERVRLAKDSLNLLYVALTRAKTGVYMLGFTTKNRNAGFWLETIKERLDGKPYPMIDIVPKEKPRGEEAKAKPYVEVREAPVISEERTLYSPTERGVEIVAPERRRGMKFGEMIHRALSQVEWLDDVDVEKCIADAVEYTKSIFARSAEDEKEIDARLAPLVRDTLLDQDLRFLFYKDGRDVTCKNELPIYFEEEKRDVSAHIDRLIIGRDEIVIADYKTGGEKGEYKKQLRVYKKGIEKIYPGRSTRTLMVYLEKEKGKKTVEV
- a CDS encoding PD-(D/E)XK nuclease family protein; amino-acid sequence: MPGIEDKVKIIPIEQPFLRVLAEHVKEKLESNSPDFSRLLMVFPSQRNKFYFRRYLLEEVHCEGIIPPAMKTIDELIAFAYEQTGGSCGRMLDSLERNFLLKNIIDSLKIEMWRDLPFLRFVSIGERLLNFFDELARERVTIADLQELSAAGHYPEKYIEDELPILKKIYEEYRNALDAAGASDNVDVNDSVYEKFSADILSGFDFTTIAGLAGLTAVESKIVGTILSDIPSELVLHSCSPDELKKAADVHDPFHVHHKLFQTLNADPQAVSMLGGQNTVHPVLHVRSLKSESQQTFHLQSVLQEVAKRYSELHRVGIVLADETILFSITESLKTLGIEYNLSAGLSFKQSSLYSFLAQLHEVVNSDYHFEELFSFIRHPLMKNAVIDRQELRPLIYGLEKTMIDRQCNYFDTEEFVDSFGPLVSFIKRCCDAVNVELEFSEYLSGIVALLNDLLSYNQEVVKRSSPDIKEFLDRLHDLSALRVPEKYLPQGKAMLEFLLRVLESGRYHIQGDPMRGVQIIGVLEARNLDFDCVIIPSMNENIFPRHSEKDMFVNQALRRAVNLPHSQERENLFYYYFTELKEGKKEVHISYVAEEDKDIASRFIMLALPGMRHDDAVTRLQQCAFALPKRSVEKSSDLLKIIYGKLQRRGLSPTALSMYRACPYQYYLRYVLDVAEPAEIVEEPGALEWGSIIHAALQHFYSRHFPRGFKQSDMDRATSLLEMEFDKAISSNKGLARKPRAVTYLDAEIYKRYLRSFLAVELERFNLGFEIAREALEHIEKHYVTVNSTPIRLTGIPDRIDTLDEKYYVIDYKTGSLPKNKELEIGDDFLAFQLPMYAVIFSRGNFDAIGGMLYYKIDEASRTRDIVEGMNVTSYLTDFHDKILIPTIKKILDPDVSFHQTDDPESCKHCTYKQVCGEIDE